A portion of the Candidatus Ruthia endofausta genome contains these proteins:
- the rplJ gene encoding 50S ribosomal protein L10, giving the protein MALNLMAKKAVVEQVNSLAKVSVSVGVAEYRGLTVEQMTNLRSSALDADVTLRVVKNSLAKRALIKTECECVLPVLSGPVILGFSQEDPGAVARVFKNFIKKNEDLLVKGLGVSGEFVESNQLQRIADLPTKDQAIGIIMALMLAPVEKLVRTLIEVPTKATRVVAVVCDQKQS; this is encoded by the coding sequence ATGGCTCTAAATCTGATGGCAAAAAAAGCAGTTGTTGAACAAGTAAATTCACTTGCAAAAGTGTCAGTTTCTGTTGGCGTTGCTGAGTATCGCGGATTGACAGTTGAGCAAATGACTAATTTACGTTCAAGTGCGCTTGATGCTGATGTGACTCTACGTGTTGTAAAGAACTCACTAGCAAAAAGAGCATTGATAAAGACAGAATGCGAATGTGTATTGCCGGTTCTTAGTGGACCCGTTATTTTGGGTTTTTCACAAGAAGATCCAGGTGCAGTAGCACGAGTATTCAAAAATTTTATCAAGAAGAATGAAGATTTACTCGTTAAAGGTTTGGGCGTTTCAGGTGAATTTGTAGAATCAAATCAACTTCAACGCATTGCAGACTTACCAACTAAAGATCAAGCAATTGGTATCATAATGGCGTTAATGTTAGCACCAGTTGAGAAACTAGTTAGAACCTTAATTGAGGTGCCAACTAAGGCGACTCGAGTAGTGGCAGTAGTTTGCGATCAAAAGCAATCATAA
- the nusG gene encoding transcription termination/antitermination protein NusG — protein sequence MSKRWYVLHARSGFEAKVKIAIEGSVIREGLEDLVGEVLVPTEQVVELKDGQKKTAERKFFPGYMLVNMELTEPSWLLVKNTNNVIGFIGGSSGKPSPITQREVDKILARVQEGADKPKPKVAYQPGEEILVIDGPFNEFNGLVQAVDYEKNLLRVEVLIFGRSTSVELEFSQVEKT from the coding sequence ATGTCTAAAAGATGGTATGTGCTTCATGCAAGAAGTGGTTTTGAAGCGAAAGTTAAGATTGCAATTGAAGGGTCTGTTATTAGAGAAGGACTTGAAGACTTGGTAGGTGAGGTTTTGGTGCCAACTGAGCAAGTTGTTGAGTTAAAAGATGGGCAGAAAAAAACGGCAGAACGTAAGTTTTTTCCAGGTTATATGTTGGTGAATATGGAACTTACTGAACCCAGTTGGTTGCTAGTTAAAAACACTAATAATGTGATTGGTTTTATTGGCGGCTCATCAGGCAAACCTTCTCCAATTACGCAACGTGAAGTTGATAAAATTCTTGCACGTGTGCAAGAAGGCGCTGACAAGCCTAAGCCTAAAGTGGCTTATCAACCAGGCGAAGAAATTTTAGTTATTGATGGACCGTTTAATGAATTTAATGGCTTGGTTCAAGCAGTTGATTATGAAAAGAATTTATTGAGAGTAGAGGTGCTAATTTTTGGTCGTTCTACTTCGGTAGAATTGGAATTCTCACAAGTAGAGAAAACTTAA
- the rplL gene encoding 50S ribosomal protein L7/L12, protein MAKLTNEDILNAIADMSVMNVVGLVSAMEEKFGVSAAAVVAAPVAAADPGDDAVAEKDEFDVMLTSFGEKKVAVIKAVRSITGLGLKEAKDMVESAPVVIKEGASKAEAEEIQKQLEKAGANVKLK, encoded by the coding sequence ATGGCTAAATTAACCAATGAAGATATTTTAAATGCAATTGCCGATATGTCGGTAATGAATGTTGTTGGGTTAGTATCAGCAATGGAAGAGAAGTTTGGTGTAAGTGCTGCTGCAGTAGTTGCGGCACCAGTTGCAGCAGCAGACCCAGGTGATGACGCAGTAGCTGAAAAAGATGAGTTTGACGTTATGTTAACCTCATTTGGTGAGAAAAAAGTTGCTGTCATTAAGGCGGTTCGTAGTATTACTGGATTGGGTCTTAAGGAGGCTAAAGACATGGTTGAGTCTGCGCCAGTAGTAATCAAAGAGGGTGCGTCTAAAGCAGAAGCTGAAGAGATTCAAAAACAGCTTGAAAAAGCTGGTGCTAACGTAAAACTAAAATAA
- the rpoB gene encoding DNA-directed RNA polymerase subunit beta, whose protein sequence is MAYSFTERKRIRNNFGSRESILTEPDLLAIQIDSFNSFIQAGNKTKQDVGLHAVFQSVFPITAVNSYAQIEYVDYELQEPKFNVEECKLRGITFASTLRVKLNLVLFDKNASTLKKKRKVKQIIEEDVYLGQLPLMTETGTFVINGTERVVVSQLHRSPGVIFEHDKGKTHSSGKILFSSRIIPYRGSWLDFEYDHHEHLYVRIDRRRKLPVTTLLRAMGLSSEGILETFFEKTIIKLKAKSCDLSMAPIRLQRTIAEFDIVVNQDVVVEKGRRITAKHVKLLEKAGIKSINAPLEYLLDKVISADIIDKDTGEILISANTVISEEVLELLNTNKIKKIEILYINVSETGAYISDTLRLDETQTEIEARMSIYHVMRPGEPATEDAVNLLFNNLFFKNDRYDLSKVGRMKLNRRLGIGSETGEHVLTNDDIISVIKLLINIKDGNDSVDDVDTLANRRVRAIGEMIENQFRIGLVRVEKAVREGLNLAETDELTPQDLINSKPVSAAVREFFGSSQLSQFMDQVNPLSGVTHKRRISALGPGGLTRERAGFEVRDVHPSHYGRLCPIETPEGPNIGLINTLAVYAKTNSYGFLETPYQVVKNGKVTKEVIYVSAIDEITHTIAQANAIVNDKGKLMDDLISCRHKNEFVLVNSSEVTLIDIDSKQIASVAASLIPFLEHDDANRALMGSNMQRQAVPVLKAEKPLVGTGIERVVATDSRVCVTAKHSGVVEAVDASRIVIRVDSKQTKASELGVDIYNLTKYSRSNQNTCINQKPLVKTGDKIAAGDVLADGPSTDMGELALGQNMKIAFMPWNGYNFEDSILISEKIVQEDRYTTIHIEELTAYSRDTKLGPEEITADIPNVSESALSKLDEVGVVYVGARVKGGDILVGKVTPKSETVLSPEEKLLRAIFGEKANNVKDSSLRVGASKSGVVIDVQVFTRDRVEKDARALSIDAERLERIKKDIDDESGIIDGDIFRRVRLKLSGNMLSKTVGDIKVGEKLSAKLMKKLDNKDIAELKVEDATVNKAVAALVKQAKAKQVEFEKFFEEEKAKINEGAELPPGVMKMVKVYVATRKTLQVGDKMAGRHGNKGVISRVSPVEDMPYLADGSTIDFMLNPLGVPSRMNVGQVLEVHLGYAAKGLGHKIAAILDEKRTEMVKQIRDFLDKVYNSYGKQEDLASFSDEEIIELANNLREGVPMATPVFDGIKEEDIKSLLRLADLPESGQEQLYDGRTGEPFDRHVTVGYMHILKLNHLVDDKMHARSTGPYSLVTQQPLSGKAQFGGQRFGEMEVWALEAYGAAHTLREMLTVKSDDVAGRAKMYKSIVDGKNLTESVMPESFNVLVKEIRSLGIDVELEQH, encoded by the coding sequence ATGGCTTATTCATTCACCGAAAGAAAGCGAATTAGAAATAACTTTGGTTCTAGAGAATCAATTTTGACCGAACCAGATTTACTAGCAATCCAAATTGATTCATTTAATAGTTTTATCCAAGCGGGTAACAAAACTAAGCAAGACGTTGGTTTACATGCTGTTTTTCAATCAGTGTTTCCGATTACTGCGGTTAATAGTTATGCTCAAATTGAGTACGTTGATTATGAATTACAAGAACCTAAATTTAATGTTGAAGAGTGTAAGTTACGTGGCATAACGTTTGCATCCACATTACGCGTGAAATTAAATTTGGTTTTATTTGATAAAAATGCTTCAACTTTAAAGAAAAAGCGCAAAGTTAAGCAAATTATTGAAGAAGATGTTTATTTAGGACAATTGCCACTTATGACTGAAACGGGTACCTTTGTTATTAATGGTACTGAGCGTGTTGTTGTCTCTCAACTACACAGATCTCCTGGCGTTATTTTTGAGCATGATAAGGGTAAAACACACTCTTCAGGTAAGATTTTATTCTCGTCACGCATTATTCCTTACCGTGGTTCATGGTTGGATTTTGAATATGACCATCACGAGCATTTGTATGTTCGAATTGACAGGCGTAGAAAATTACCAGTCACCACATTATTACGCGCCATGGGCCTAAGTAGTGAAGGTATTCTTGAAACCTTTTTTGAAAAGACTATTATTAAATTAAAAGCCAAATCATGTGATTTGAGCATGGCACCGATTCGCCTGCAACGCACAATTGCAGAATTTGATATTGTTGTCAATCAAGACGTGGTAGTTGAAAAAGGTCGTAGAATTACTGCTAAGCATGTCAAGTTATTGGAAAAAGCAGGTATTAAATCAATCAATGCACCATTAGAGTATCTACTTGATAAGGTAATTTCTGCTGATATTATTGATAAAGATACGGGTGAAATTTTAATATCAGCCAATACTGTTATTTCTGAAGAAGTATTAGAGTTACTAAACACTAATAAAATTAAAAAAATAGAAATCCTTTATATTAATGTGTCTGAGACAGGTGCTTATATTTCAGATACATTGCGCTTAGATGAAACGCAAACCGAGATTGAAGCTCGTATGTCCATCTATCATGTAATGCGTCCGGGTGAGCCTGCCACTGAAGATGCGGTTAATCTACTATTTAACAATTTATTTTTTAAAAATGACCGCTATGATTTATCAAAAGTTGGCCGTATGAAGCTTAATCGTCGTTTGGGCATTGGGTCTGAAACAGGTGAGCATGTATTAACCAATGATGACATTATTAGTGTTATTAAGTTACTCATTAATATTAAAGACGGTAATGATTCTGTTGATGATGTTGATACGTTAGCCAACAGACGCGTAAGAGCAATTGGTGAGATGATTGAAAATCAGTTTAGAATTGGCCTTGTTAGAGTTGAAAAAGCAGTCAGAGAAGGTTTGAATTTAGCTGAAACAGACGAATTAACGCCACAAGATTTAATCAATTCTAAGCCTGTATCTGCAGCAGTTAGAGAATTTTTTGGCTCCTCTCAGTTGTCTCAATTTATGGATCAAGTAAATCCTTTGTCAGGTGTGACTCATAAGCGTCGTATTTCTGCGCTAGGCCCTGGTGGATTAACTCGTGAGCGTGCTGGTTTTGAAGTGCGTGATGTGCATCCTTCGCACTATGGTCGTTTGTGTCCAATTGAAACACCAGAAGGCCCTAATATTGGCTTGATTAATACATTGGCTGTTTATGCTAAAACAAACAGCTATGGATTTTTAGAAACCCCTTATCAAGTGGTTAAAAATGGCAAAGTGACTAAAGAGGTGATTTATGTCTCAGCCATTGATGAAATCACGCATACAATTGCACAAGCAAATGCAATAGTGAATGATAAAGGCAAGTTAATGGATGATCTTATTTCTTGTCGCCATAAGAATGAGTTTGTTTTGGTAAATTCATCAGAAGTGACGTTAATCGATATTGATTCTAAGCAAATTGCATCGGTAGCAGCATCACTCATTCCTTTCTTAGAGCATGACGATGCGAACCGTGCGCTGATGGGCTCAAACATGCAACGCCAAGCTGTTCCTGTGTTAAAAGCTGAAAAACCATTGGTTGGTACAGGTATTGAACGTGTTGTAGCAACGGACTCTCGTGTTTGCGTGACTGCTAAACATAGTGGCGTGGTTGAGGCAGTAGATGCATCACGTATTGTTATTCGTGTAGATTCTAAACAAACTAAAGCAAGTGAGTTGGGTGTTGATATTTATAATTTGACTAAGTATTCACGCTCCAATCAGAATACTTGTATTAACCAAAAGCCATTAGTTAAAACCGGTGACAAAATTGCTGCTGGTGATGTTTTGGCAGATGGCCCATCAACTGATATGGGTGAGTTAGCACTGGGTCAAAATATGAAGATTGCCTTTATGCCTTGGAACGGCTATAACTTTGAAGATTCAATTTTAATTTCAGAGAAGATTGTGCAAGAAGATCGTTATACAACCATTCATATTGAAGAGTTAACTGCTTATTCACGTGATACTAAATTAGGTCCTGAAGAGATTACCGCAGACATTCCAAATGTTAGCGAATCAGCACTGTCTAAGTTAGATGAAGTGGGTGTTGTTTATGTAGGTGCTCGTGTTAAAGGTGGCGATATCTTAGTAGGTAAGGTAACCCCTAAGAGCGAAACAGTGCTTTCTCCTGAGGAGAAATTACTCAGAGCTATTTTTGGCGAAAAAGCCAACAATGTTAAAGATTCATCATTACGTGTTGGTGCCTCTAAATCGGGTGTTGTTATTGATGTTCAAGTATTTACACGTGATCGTGTGGAAAAAGATGCCAGAGCGTTAAGTATTGATGCAGAACGTTTAGAGAGAATTAAAAAAGACATCGACGATGAATCTGGCATTATTGATGGTGATATCTTCCGTCGCGTACGTTTGAAACTTTCTGGTAATATGCTAAGTAAGACTGTTGGTGATATTAAAGTAGGTGAAAAGTTAAGCGCCAAGTTGATGAAAAAACTTGATAATAAAGACATTGCTGAGCTTAAAGTTGAAGATGCGACTGTTAATAAAGCAGTAGCAGCATTGGTTAAACAAGCCAAAGCCAAGCAAGTTGAGTTTGAGAAATTTTTTGAAGAAGAAAAAGCCAAAATTAACGAAGGCGCAGAATTGCCACCAGGGGTTATGAAGATGGTTAAAGTTTACGTAGCAACTCGTAAAACACTCCAAGTGGGTGATAAAATGGCTGGACGTCATGGCAATAAAGGTGTGATTTCACGTGTATCTCCAGTTGAAGACATGCCTTATCTTGCAGATGGCTCTACCATAGATTTTATGCTTAATCCATTGGGTGTGCCATCACGTATGAATGTGGGTCAAGTATTAGAAGTTCACTTGGGTTATGCTGCTAAAGGTTTGGGACATAAAATTGCTGCCATATTAGACGAAAAACGCACTGAGATGGTTAAACAGATTAGAGACTTCTTAGACAAGGTTTATAATTCCTATGGCAAGCAAGAAGATTTAGCGTCATTTAGTGATGAAGAAATTATTGAACTGGCAAATAATCTTCGTGAAGGCGTGCCAATGGCAACACCAGTATTTGATGGCATTAAAGAAGAAGACATTAAATCACTACTTAGGTTGGCTGATTTGCCAGAGTCTGGACAAGAACAATTGTACGATGGTCGTACAGGCGAGCCATTTGATCGCCACGTGACCGTCGGCTATATGCATATATTAAAACTGAACCATTTGGTTGATGACAAGATGCATGCGCGTTCTACTGGCCCTTATTCACTAGTGACACAACAACCACTTAGTGGCAAGGCTCAGTTTGGTGGTCAAAGATTTGGTGAGATGGAGGTGTGGGCATTAGAGGCTTATGGTGCAGCACATACATTGCGCGAAATGTTAACCGTAAAATCTGATGATGTCGCAGGACGAGCAAAAATGTATAAGAGTATTGTTGATGGTAAGAATTTAACAGAGTCGGTCATGCCAGAATCGTTTAATGTTTTGGTAAAAGAGATTCGTTCGTTAGGTATTGATGTTGAGTTAGAACAACACTAA
- the rplA gene encoding 50S ribosomal protein L1 gives MAKLTKKQKNISAKVESNKHYSINDALNLLKECATAKFDESIDVSINLGIDAKKSDQNVRGAVLLPNGTGKTVRVAVFTQGDNVAKAQDAGADVVGMEDLMKSMQDGDLNYDVVIASPDAMGVVGRLGQVLGPRGLMPNPKVGTVTLDVVTAVNNAKAGQVRYRADKASIVHGCVGRASFDTSALTQNINALIEALKKEKPSSAKGIFFKKLSISSTMGPGFSVDLASVDI, from the coding sequence GTGGCTAAATTAACAAAAAAACAAAAAAATATTTCAGCCAAGGTTGAGTCTAATAAGCATTATTCAATTAATGACGCTTTAAATTTATTAAAAGAATGTGCAACAGCAAAATTTGATGAGTCTATCGATGTGAGTATCAATTTAGGTATTGATGCTAAGAAATCTGACCAAAATGTTCGTGGTGCAGTGCTTTTACCAAATGGTACGGGCAAAACAGTTCGTGTTGCTGTATTTACTCAAGGTGACAATGTGGCTAAAGCACAAGATGCTGGTGCAGACGTTGTTGGCATGGAAGATTTAATGAAATCTATGCAAGACGGTGATTTAAACTATGATGTGGTGATTGCATCTCCAGACGCCATGGGTGTTGTGGGTCGTCTAGGTCAAGTGTTAGGTCCTCGTGGTTTGATGCCTAACCCTAAAGTCGGTACAGTAACGTTAGATGTTGTAACTGCTGTTAATAATGCTAAAGCAGGTCAAGTGCGTTATCGCGCTGACAAAGCTAGTATTGTTCATGGCTGTGTTGGCAGAGCGTCATTTGATACAAGCGCGCTAACGCAAAATATTAATGCTTTAATAGAAGCACTTAAAAAAGAAAAACCTAGTTCAGCCAAGGGTATTTTTTTTAAAAAATTAAGTATTTCTTCAACCATGGGGCCAGGATTTAGCGTTGATTTAGCAAGTGTAGATATTTAA
- the secE gene encoding preprotein translocase subunit SecE: protein MTKAVERQVKESSLGMIVSVLIVIASLVLFYLDPLGLNKTLYKVLVLLSSLVLAGFVFFKSSQGVRFSLFLIETKIELRKVVWPTRDETIKTTGMIMVTVVIVAIFLWIVDALLSLMVQLLTN, encoded by the coding sequence GTGACTAAAGCAGTAGAAAGACAAGTAAAAGAGTCATCACTAGGAATGATTGTATCAGTTCTAATTGTAATTGCATCTCTTGTGTTGTTTTATTTAGACCCATTAGGATTAAATAAAACGCTATACAAAGTATTGGTTTTATTGTCTAGTCTTGTGTTGGCAGGTTTTGTGTTCTTTAAATCATCCCAAGGCGTGCGTTTTAGTTTATTTTTAATTGAGACAAAAATTGAATTACGTAAGGTTGTGTGGCCCACACGCGATGAAACTATTAAAACCACAGGTATGATTATGGTTACTGTTGTGATTGTGGCTATTTTCTTGTGGATAGTTGATGCACTACTCTCGTTGATGGTGCAGTTGTTAACAAATTAA
- the rplK gene encoding 50S ribosomal protein L11: MAKKIESYIKLQVAAQEANPSPPVGPALGQHGVNIMEFCKAFNAKTQDIDKGMKVPVVITVYSDRSFTFVTKTPPAALLILKVTGIKRGSSLPHLDKVGNITRVQLEEVASMKMKDLNANDMDAAVNIIAGTARSMGITVEGGASG; this comes from the coding sequence ATGGCTAAAAAAATTGAATCCTATATTAAACTTCAAGTGGCTGCACAAGAAGCAAATCCATCACCACCTGTAGGTCCTGCATTGGGTCAGCATGGTGTTAATATTATGGAATTTTGTAAAGCATTTAACGCAAAGACTCAAGATATTGACAAAGGCATGAAAGTACCCGTTGTGATCACTGTTTATAGTGATCGTAGTTTTACCTTTGTAACTAAAACACCACCAGCAGCTTTGTTAATCTTAAAAGTAACGGGTATTAAAAGAGGTAGTAGCCTTCCTCATCTAGATAAAGTGGGTAATATTACTCGTGTCCAATTAGAAGAAGTGGCTAGTATGAAGATGAAAGATTTGAATGCTAATGACATGGATGCAGCAGTTAATATTATTGCTGGCACGGCTAGGTCAATGGGTATCACGGTGGAGGGTGGAGCAAGTGGCTAA
- the tuf gene encoding elongation factor Tu, producing MSKEKFKRTKPHVNVGTIGHVDHGKTTLTAAITKVMAEARGGEFKDYADIDNAPEERERGITISTAHVEYESEVRHYAHVDCPGHADYVKNMITGAAQMDGAIIVIAATDGPMAQTREHILLSKQVGVPYIVVYMNKADMVDDDELVELVEMEIRELLDEYDFSGDDTPVIFGSALKALEGDTSDIGVPSIIKLVEALDTYIPTPKRDTDKSFIMPIEDVFSISGRGTVVTGRIEAGIVNVGDELEIVGIKDTQTTTCTGVEIFRKLLDSGEAGDNVGVLLRGTKREEVERGQVLAKPGSIKPHSKFEAEVYILTKDEGGRHTPFFNNYRPQFYFRTTDVTGACQLPDGVEMVMPGDNVKMQVELLSPVAMEDGLRFAIREGGRTVGAGVVSKVTD from the coding sequence ATGTCAAAAGAAAAATTCAAAAGAACCAAACCACACGTCAACGTCGGCACAATCGGTCACGTTGACCACGGCAAAACCACACTCACAGCCGCCATCACTAAAGTCATGGCGGAAGCGCGCGGCGGTGAATTCAAAGATTATGCAGATATTGATAATGCCCCTGAAGAAAGAGAACGCGGTATTACTATCTCAACAGCCCATGTAGAGTATGAGTCTGAAGTTCGTCACTACGCACACGTTGACTGTCCAGGACACGCCGACTACGTTAAGAACATGATCACAGGTGCTGCTCAAATGGACGGTGCTATTATTGTCATTGCTGCCACAGACGGTCCAATGGCTCAAACCCGTGAACACATTCTATTATCTAAGCAAGTAGGCGTACCTTACATCGTTGTTTACATGAACAAAGCCGATATGGTTGATGATGATGAATTGGTTGAATTGGTTGAAATGGAAATCCGTGAGCTATTAGACGAATACGATTTCTCAGGTGATGACACCCCGGTTATCTTCGGTTCAGCACTGAAAGCTTTAGAAGGCGACACCTCAGATATTGGCGTGCCTTCCATTATTAAATTAGTAGAAGCACTAGACACCTACATTCCAACCCCTAAGCGTGACACAGATAAATCCTTCATCATGCCAATTGAGGACGTATTCTCAATTTCAGGTCGTGGTACTGTGGTAACAGGTCGTATTGAAGCAGGCATTGTTAATGTCGGTGACGAGTTAGAAATCGTTGGCATTAAAGATACTCAAACCACCACTTGTACAGGTGTTGAAATATTTAGAAAGTTACTTGATTCAGGCGAGGCAGGTGACAATGTCGGTGTGTTACTTCGTGGTACCAAGCGTGAAGAAGTTGAGCGCGGTCAAGTATTGGCTAAGCCAGGTTCAATCAAGCCACATTCAAAGTTTGAAGCCGAAGTTTATATTTTAACCAAAGATGAAGGTGGTCGTCATACCCCATTCTTTAACAACTACCGTCCACAGTTCTATTTTAGAACAACAGATGTGACAGGTGCTTGTCAGCTTCCTGATGGTGTAGAGATGGTGATGCCAGGTGACAACGTGAAAATGCAAGTAGAATTATTGTCACCAGTCGCTATGGAAGATGGTTTAAGATTTGCTATTAGAGAGGGTGGTCGTACGGTGGGTGCGGGTGTGGTTTCTAAGGTGACGGATTAA